Proteins encoded by one window of Arachis ipaensis cultivar K30076 chromosome B04, Araip1.1, whole genome shotgun sequence:
- the LOC107635536 gene encoding uncharacterized protein LOC107635536, whose product MKAIFIAFLLLASMAFLPSSTLAAREVKGEKAARYTAVTAPTKNPNKPAVNCPPNSPYRECLKPQPPPAPKCSAYSRRCPP is encoded by the exons ATGAAGGCCATTTTCATTGCATTCTTACTTTTGGCTTCCATGGCCTTCCTACCCTCTTCAACTCTAGCAGCTCGTGAAGTCAAAG GAGAGAAAGCAGCAAGATATACAGCAGTAACAGCTCCTACTAAGAACCCTAATAAACCTGCTGTTAACTGTCCCCCTAATTCGCCTTACAGAGAGTGCCTCAAACCGCAGCCGCCGCCAGCGCCAAAATGTTCAGCCTACAGTCGTCGCTGCCCACCATGA
- the LOC107635535 gene encoding uncharacterized protein LOC107635535 → MMTMISPCIRKIVVSSSLTKKDLLIIISYHKMKPILFAIFLILVSVIFLPSSTLAAPVVGKRGDKKEAYRRGGRRAPNSYMDNDPYERERVGGVHAPPNPVRFHPTRPDPYRRGGGGGRGGGGPPHSHPKPHVL, encoded by the exons ATGATGACGATGATATCGCCATGCATAAGGAAAATTGTAGTCTCATCTTCACTCACAAAAAAAGATCTCCTAataatcatatcatatcataAGATGAAGCCAATTTTGTTTGCAATATTCTTGATTTTGGTTTCGGTAATATTCCTTCCCTCCTCAACACTTGCAGCTCCAGTAGTAGGGAAGC GTGGTGATAAGAAAGAAGCAtatagaagaggaggaagaagagctcCTAATTCTTATATGGACAATGATCCATATGAAAGAGAAAGAGTTGGAGGAGTACATGCACCTCCTAATCCTGTTCGCTTTCATCCTACACGTCCGGATCCAtacagaagaggaggaggaggaggaagaggaggaggaggaccaccacattcacatcctaagcctcaTGTCTTatag